The proteins below are encoded in one region of Nakamurella flava:
- a CDS encoding neutral zinc metallopeptidase, which produces MRDDGRRSGPGRWRWPSTRPVAVLLAGLLALTGCGPAAPDPSGFADAANAAVTTVLADLEDYWTATQPTIGGPAFVPPAGGYHPVDAAAGGAGALCVTRPAQISGNAFYCPDQDGLVWDSSALVPVLWGRGGAGSVAAAFAHEYGHAVQARVGPTPAQRSADPVRYPTLLIEAQADCYAGAFLAWLRDGGSTRERLDTADLLPSLQVLLDFRDPAGMVAVDPAAHGRGVDRLEFVLRGWGSGAAACRALTTTDLPSDRRTEDGGRPRYADPAGAVADAAPSLRRLVTGWPGGSAAVGDPPSPDAADLDAARPFGQFAAAAAAALATGHAVTGSDIGAACFAGAWTAAVTSAPTTGGLGAWAGDPDEALDLVRSRPGATTGQLVAFAAGWQHGPDGCR; this is translated from the coding sequence ATGCGGGACGACGGACGGCGATCCGGGCCGGGTCGGTGGCGGTGGCCATCGACCCGGCCCGTCGCCGTGCTGCTCGCCGGTCTGCTGGCGCTGACCGGGTGCGGACCGGCTGCCCCGGACCCGAGCGGCTTCGCCGACGCGGCGAACGCGGCGGTGACGACGGTGCTGGCCGACCTGGAGGACTACTGGACGGCCACCCAGCCGACCATCGGCGGGCCGGCGTTCGTCCCGCCGGCCGGCGGGTACCACCCCGTCGACGCGGCCGCCGGCGGCGCCGGCGCCCTGTGCGTGACCCGCCCGGCGCAGATCAGCGGCAACGCCTTCTACTGCCCCGACCAGGACGGCCTGGTGTGGGACAGCTCGGCCCTGGTCCCGGTGCTGTGGGGCCGCGGTGGTGCCGGGTCGGTCGCCGCGGCCTTCGCCCACGAGTACGGCCACGCCGTCCAGGCCCGGGTGGGCCCGACCCCGGCCCAGCGGTCGGCCGACCCGGTGCGCTACCCGACGCTGCTGATCGAGGCCCAGGCCGACTGCTACGCCGGCGCGTTCCTGGCCTGGCTGCGGGACGGCGGGTCGACCCGGGAACGGCTGGACACCGCCGATCTCCTGCCGTCCCTGCAGGTGCTGTTGGACTTCCGGGACCCGGCCGGAATGGTGGCCGTCGACCCGGCCGCCCATGGCCGCGGGGTGGACCGGCTGGAGTTCGTCCTGCGGGGGTGGGGCTCGGGGGCGGCCGCGTGCCGTGCGCTGACCACCACGGACCTGCCATCGGATCGGCGGACCGAGGACGGCGGCCGGCCCCGCTACGCCGACCCAGCCGGGGCGGTCGCCGACGCCGCGCCCAGCCTGCGCCGATTGGTCACCGGGTGGCCCGGCGGTTCCGCAGCGGTGGGCGATCCACCGTCACCCGACGCGGCCGATCTGGACGCGGCCCGACCTTTCGGCCAGTTCGCCGCGGCCGCCGCCGCGGCCCTCGCCACCGGCCACGCCGTCACCGGATCCGACATCGGGGCGGCCTGTTTCGCCGGAGCCTGGACGGCGGCGGTCACCAGCGCCCCGACGACCGGGGGCCTGGGGGCCTGGGCCGGTGATCCCGACGAGGCCCTGGACCTGGTCCGTTCCCGCCCGGGCGCGACCACGGGGCAGCTCGTGGCGTTCGCGGCCGGATGGCAGCACGGGCCGGACGGCTGCCGCTGA
- the glgB gene encoding 1,4-alpha-glucan branching protein GlgB produces MKPGGVTTDGPVDAPTAADDGPAGPTAEDYEKVIGGDTHDPHGILGAHPQTDGSTLVRTLRHHAKSVTLLQEGGAEVPFEHTHGGIFTARVDGPVGDYRIRADYGPGAVYEVDDPYRWLPTLGEIDLHLIGEGRHENLWDVLGAHVRTYDTPGGQVTGTSFAVWAPNARGVRVTGDFDHWSGAGTPMRSLGSSGVWELFVPGVGEGTRYKFAILGNDGHWREKADPMAFAAEVPPATASVVTSSRYEWSDGDWMDARAGADVLNQPLSIYELHAGSWKLGLNYRELADALLEELAETAFTHVEFLPLAGHPFAPSWGYQVTSYYAPDARFGSPDDLRYLIDRLHQAGYGVILDWVPAHFPKDEWALGRFDGTSLYEHADPRRGEQPDWGTFVFDFGRREVRNFLVANALYWLEEFHLDGLRVDAVASMLYLDYSREDGQWLPNIYGGNENLDAVSFLQETNATVGKRVPGALMIAEESTAWPGVTRPTHLGGLGFHLKWNMGWMHDSLGYISRDAIYRSWHHNEMTFSLMYAFTEQFVLPISHDEVVHGKQSLWSKIPGDEWQKAATLRTFLSHQWAHPGKQLLFMGQELGNPWEWNDAIGLPWQLKDYPLHAGVRRLVGDLNRVYRASPALYTQDFSPNGFTWLDANDRENNVLAYLRWGSDGSVMACILNFSPAPRSGYRIGLPFAGVWREAINTDSELYGGSGAGNMGAVVAGDIESHGQPASATITIPPLGALWLAPESSE; encoded by the coding sequence ATCAAGCCCGGTGGGGTCACCACCGACGGCCCGGTCGATGCGCCGACCGCTGCCGACGACGGTCCTGCCGGGCCGACGGCGGAGGACTACGAGAAGGTCATCGGCGGCGACACCCACGACCCGCACGGCATCCTCGGGGCGCACCCGCAGACCGACGGTTCGACCCTGGTCCGCACCCTGCGGCACCACGCCAAGAGCGTGACGCTGCTGCAGGAGGGCGGCGCCGAGGTGCCGTTCGAGCACACCCACGGCGGCATCTTCACCGCGCGGGTCGACGGGCCGGTCGGCGACTACCGGATCCGGGCCGACTACGGCCCGGGCGCCGTGTACGAGGTCGACGACCCGTACCGCTGGTTGCCGACCCTGGGCGAGATCGACCTGCACCTGATCGGCGAGGGTCGGCACGAGAACCTCTGGGACGTCCTGGGCGCCCACGTCCGCACGTACGACACCCCCGGCGGTCAGGTCACCGGCACCTCGTTCGCGGTGTGGGCGCCCAACGCCCGGGGCGTCCGGGTCACCGGCGACTTCGACCACTGGTCGGGCGCCGGGACACCGATGCGCTCGCTGGGCTCGTCCGGGGTCTGGGAGCTGTTCGTCCCGGGGGTCGGTGAGGGCACCCGCTACAAGTTCGCGATCCTCGGCAACGACGGCCACTGGCGGGAGAAGGCCGACCCGATGGCCTTCGCCGCCGAGGTGCCGCCGGCCACCGCCTCGGTCGTCACCAGCAGCCGCTACGAGTGGTCCGACGGCGACTGGATGGACGCCCGGGCCGGTGCGGACGTCCTCAACCAGCCGTTGTCCATCTACGAGCTGCACGCCGGTTCGTGGAAGCTGGGGCTGAACTACCGCGAACTGGCCGACGCGCTCCTGGAGGAGCTGGCCGAGACCGCGTTCACGCACGTGGAGTTCCTGCCGCTGGCCGGGCACCCGTTCGCCCCGTCGTGGGGCTACCAGGTCACGTCCTACTACGCCCCGGACGCCCGGTTCGGCTCCCCCGACGATCTGCGCTACCTCATCGACCGGCTGCACCAGGCCGGGTACGGCGTCATCCTCGACTGGGTGCCGGCGCACTTCCCCAAGGACGAGTGGGCGCTCGGCCGGTTCGACGGCACGTCGCTGTACGAGCACGCCGATCCGCGCCGTGGCGAGCAGCCGGACTGGGGGACGTTCGTCTTCGACTTCGGTCGTCGCGAGGTCCGCAACTTCCTGGTCGCGAACGCGCTGTACTGGCTGGAGGAGTTCCACCTCGACGGGCTCCGCGTCGACGCCGTCGCCTCGATGCTCTACCTGGACTACTCCCGTGAGGACGGGCAGTGGCTGCCGAACATCTACGGCGGCAACGAGAACCTCGACGCGGTCTCGTTTCTGCAGGAGACCAACGCGACCGTCGGTAAGCGCGTCCCCGGCGCCCTGATGATCGCCGAGGAATCCACCGCCTGGCCGGGCGTCACCCGGCCGACCCACCTGGGCGGACTCGGCTTCCACCTCAAGTGGAACATGGGCTGGATGCACGACAGCCTGGGCTACATCTCCCGGGACGCGATCTACCGGTCCTGGCACCACAACGAGATGACCTTCTCGTTGATGTACGCGTTCACCGAGCAGTTCGTGCTGCCCATCTCGCACGACGAGGTCGTGCACGGCAAGCAGTCGCTGTGGTCCAAGATCCCGGGTGACGAGTGGCAGAAGGCCGCCACCCTGCGGACGTTCCTGTCCCACCAGTGGGCGCACCCGGGCAAGCAGCTGCTGTTCATGGGCCAGGAGCTGGGCAACCCCTGGGAGTGGAACGACGCCATCGGCCTGCCCTGGCAGCTCAAGGACTACCCGCTGCACGCGGGGGTCCGGCGGCTCGTCGGTGACCTCAACCGCGTCTACCGGGCGAGCCCGGCGCTGTACACGCAGGACTTCTCGCCGAACGGGTTCACCTGGCTGGACGCCAACGACCGGGAGAACAACGTGCTGGCCTACCTGCGGTGGGGCAGCGACGGCTCGGTGATGGCCTGCATCCTCAACTTCTCGCCCGCCCCGCGCAGCGGCTACCGCATCGGTCTGCCGTTCGCCGGGGTCTGGCGCGAGGCGATCAACACCGACTCCGAGCTGTACGGCGGGTCGGGCGCCGGGAACATGGGCGCCGTGGTGGCCGGGGACATCGAGTCGCACGGCCAGCCGGCCTCGGCGACCATCACCATCCCGCCGCTCGGCGCCCTGTGGCTCGCTCCGGAGTCGTCGGAGTAG
- a CDS encoding maltokinase N-terminal cap-like domain-containing protein: MSEHHSPHQFPTDTAVAGLLTDFVPRQRWFAAKNLDRGPFTILSRTPMPDQVHGGPIEQLLFSVQTPVGVQRYQMWIGWAPGLPDSVGPQAHIGDVAGLTGYDALQDPHVAGVLLSAIVAGADVGDLSFRSEPGADIDPTLPGLVIGAEQSNTSIVYGHRAILKMFRRLEPGPNPDAEIHRALSAAGSAHVAAPLGEITGPLAGQTTTLGLLTEFFANSAEGWAMATASVRDLLSEGDLTADEVGGDFAAEADRLGQAVAEVHADLAAAFGSEVADPGEAQRIIGQMIASAEAAIALVPELAEHRDAILATFRAAADHPDGLTRQRIHGDLHLGQVLRTLQGWSIIDFEGEPSKPLAYRRAAHSPLRDVAGMLRSFDYAARGQTVGGDPDDPVQAQHRYRAAEWATRNRTAFADGYARAAGQDPRTAGSLLTAFELDKAIYEVLYENGHRPHWVPIPMQAVVALTHAATPDGGHS; the protein is encoded by the coding sequence ATGAGCGAACACCACAGCCCCCACCAGTTCCCGACCGACACGGCCGTCGCCGGTCTGCTGACCGACTTCGTCCCGCGCCAGCGCTGGTTCGCGGCCAAGAACCTCGACCGCGGGCCGTTCACGATCCTGTCCCGCACGCCGATGCCCGACCAGGTGCACGGCGGTCCGATCGAGCAGCTGCTGTTCTCCGTCCAGACCCCGGTCGGCGTGCAGCGGTACCAGATGTGGATCGGCTGGGCCCCGGGTCTGCCGGACAGCGTCGGGCCCCAGGCGCACATCGGAGACGTCGCCGGACTCACCGGCTACGACGCGCTGCAGGACCCCCACGTCGCCGGGGTGCTGCTGTCGGCCATCGTCGCGGGCGCCGACGTCGGAGACCTCTCCTTCCGGTCCGAGCCCGGCGCCGACATCGACCCGACCCTGCCCGGGCTGGTCATCGGGGCCGAACAGTCCAACACGTCCATCGTCTACGGGCACCGGGCCATCCTGAAGATGTTCCGGCGCCTGGAACCGGGCCCGAACCCGGACGCCGAGATCCACCGCGCCCTGTCCGCGGCCGGTTCGGCGCACGTCGCGGCCCCGCTCGGCGAGATCACCGGTCCGCTGGCCGGCCAGACCACCACGCTCGGGCTGCTGACGGAGTTCTTCGCCAACAGTGCGGAAGGCTGGGCGATGGCCACCGCCAGCGTCCGGGACCTGCTGTCCGAGGGCGACCTGACCGCCGACGAGGTGGGCGGCGACTTCGCCGCCGAGGCCGACCGGCTCGGTCAGGCGGTGGCCGAGGTGCACGCCGACCTCGCCGCCGCGTTCGGCTCCGAGGTGGCCGATCCGGGCGAGGCGCAGCGGATCATCGGGCAGATGATCGCGTCCGCCGAGGCGGCGATCGCCCTCGTCCCCGAGCTGGCCGAGCATCGCGACGCCATCCTCGCGACCTTCCGGGCCGCGGCCGACCATCCCGACGGTCTGACCCGGCAACGCATCCACGGCGACCTGCACCTCGGACAGGTGCTCCGCACCCTGCAGGGCTGGAGCATCATCGACTTCGAGGGCGAGCCGTCCAAGCCGCTGGCCTACCGCCGGGCGGCGCACAGCCCGCTGCGCGACGTCGCCGGGATGCTGCGGTCGTTCGACTACGCCGCCCGCGGCCAGACCGTCGGCGGGGATCCGGACGACCCGGTCCAGGCCCAACACCGGTACCGGGCCGCGGAATGGGCGACCCGCAACCGCACGGCGTTCGCCGACGGTTACGCCCGGGCCGCCGGGCAGGACCCGCGCACAGCGGGCAGTCTGTTGACGGCGTTCGAGCTCGACAAGGCGATCTACGAAGTGCTCTACGAGAACGGGCACCGCCCGCACTGGGTCCCCATCCCAATGCAGGCGGTCGTCGCTCTGACCCACGCTGCCACCCCCGACGGAGGACACTCGTGA
- the treS gene encoding maltose alpha-D-glucosyltransferase codes for MDSPAGDLPRARPLDGDAEWYKRAVFYEVLVRAFSDSNGDGTGDLRGLIDKLDYLHWLGIDCLWLPPFYDSPLRDGGYDISDYRKVLPEFGTVEDFVALLDAAHARGIRVITDLVLNHTSDAHWWFAESRRDPDGPYGDYYVWSDDDTRYPDARIIFVDTEPSNWTFDPVRKQYYWHRFFAHQPDLNFDNPRVRAEMLDVLRFWLDLGIDGFRLDAVPYLYERDGTNGENLPETHAFLRECRRVIDVEYPDAVLLAEANQWPADVVEYFGDPEVGGDECHMCFHFPLMPRIFMAARRESRFPISEILAQTPPIPASAQWGIFLRNHDELTLEMVSDEDRDYMWAEYAKDPRMKANIGIRRRLATLLDGDRNQQELFTAMLLSLPGSPVLYYGDEIGMGDNIWLGDRDGVRTPMQWSPDRNAGFSRCDPARLYLPAIMDPVYGYQTVNVEAQMNSTASLLHWTRRMIEIRKRSTAFAVGRFTDLGGSNPSVLSYTLSGEHSTVLCVNNLSRFPQPVELDLRSYEGATPIELTGGTPFPRIGVLPYLLTLPGHGFYWFDISGGEI; via the coding sequence CTGGATTCCCCGGCCGGGGACCTGCCGCGGGCCCGACCACTGGACGGGGACGCCGAGTGGTACAAGCGCGCCGTCTTCTACGAGGTGCTCGTCCGGGCGTTCAGCGACTCCAACGGTGACGGCACCGGCGATCTGCGCGGGCTGATCGACAAGCTGGACTACCTGCACTGGCTCGGGATCGACTGTCTGTGGTTGCCGCCGTTCTACGACTCCCCGTTGCGGGACGGCGGCTACGACATCAGCGACTACCGCAAGGTGCTGCCGGAGTTCGGCACGGTCGAGGACTTCGTGGCCCTACTGGACGCCGCCCATGCCCGGGGCATCCGGGTCATCACCGACCTCGTCCTGAATCACACCTCGGACGCGCACTGGTGGTTCGCCGAATCCCGCCGGGATCCCGACGGGCCCTACGGCGACTACTACGTGTGGTCCGACGACGACACCCGCTACCCCGACGCGCGGATCATCTTCGTCGACACCGAGCCGAGCAACTGGACGTTCGATCCGGTCCGCAAGCAGTACTACTGGCACCGTTTCTTCGCCCACCAGCCCGACCTCAACTTCGACAATCCGCGGGTCCGGGCCGAGATGCTCGACGTCCTGCGCTTCTGGCTGGACCTCGGCATCGACGGGTTCCGGCTCGACGCCGTCCCCTACCTGTACGAGCGGGACGGCACCAACGGCGAGAACCTGCCCGAGACCCACGCGTTCCTGCGCGAGTGCCGCCGGGTGATCGACGTCGAGTACCCCGACGCCGTGCTGCTGGCCGAGGCCAACCAGTGGCCGGCCGACGTGGTCGAGTACTTCGGCGACCCGGAGGTCGGCGGCGACGAGTGCCACATGTGTTTCCACTTCCCGCTGATGCCACGGATCTTCATGGCGGCCCGGCGCGAGTCCCGCTTCCCCATCTCCGAGATCCTGGCCCAGACCCCGCCGATCCCGGCCAGCGCGCAATGGGGCATCTTCCTGCGCAACCACGACGAGCTCACCCTCGAGATGGTCAGCGACGAGGACCGCGACTACATGTGGGCCGAGTACGCCAAGGATCCGCGGATGAAGGCCAACATCGGCATCCGCCGGCGGCTGGCCACCCTGCTCGATGGTGACCGCAACCAGCAGGAGCTGTTCACCGCCATGCTGCTGTCGCTGCCCGGCTCGCCGGTCCTGTACTACGGGGACGAGATCGGGATGGGCGACAACATCTGGCTGGGCGACCGGGACGGCGTCCGGACCCCCATGCAGTGGTCGCCCGATCGCAATGCCGGGTTCTCCCGGTGCGACCCGGCGCGGCTGTACCTCCCGGCGATCATGGACCCGGTTTATGGGTACCAGACGGTCAACGTCGAGGCCCAGATGAACAGCACGGCCTCGCTGTTGCACTGGACCCGGCGGATGATCGAGATCCGCAAGCGGTCCACCGCTTTCGCGGTGGGCCGGTTCACCGATCTCGGCGGCTCGAACCCGTCGGTCCTGTCGTACACGCTGTCGGGCGAGCACTCGACGGTGCTGTGCGTGAACAACCTGTCGCGTTTCCCGCAACCGGTCGAACTGGACCTGCGCAGCTACGAAGGAGCGACTCCCATCGAACTGACCGGCGGCACGCCGTTCCCCCGGATCGGCGTGCTGCCCTATCTGCTGACCCTGCCCGGACACGGCTTCTACTGGTTCGACATCAGTGGAGGGGAGATATGA
- a CDS encoding alpha-1,4-glucan--maltose-1-phosphate maltosyltransferase: MAGRIGLNELSPQIAGGYPAKAVVGQAITIGATVFREGHDAVAANVVWRPPADGTPGDGAPAGTGEQAPLVMLQREASWSTRYTATVVPDRMGMWTYQVEAWSDPLGTWHHAVEVKAAAGQSAEEMANDLETGALLLEQIVARPHQRYAGAITAAIDALRDTSRSVAERIGPALSPELWPVLTADPIRELITTSPVMEIWVDRKLAEFGSWYEFFPRSSGAEVDESGRPVRHGTFADSVLQLDRAQSMGFDIVYLPPIHPIGEVNRKGPNTPAEPGGTIHPQPWDVGSPWAIGSAAGGHDAVHPDLGTIDDFDTFVAAARDRGLEVALDLALQCAPDHPWVQSNPEWFTTRPDGSIAYAENPPKKYQDIYPLNFDNDPDGLYAEVLRVVNFWIDHGITVFRVDNPHTKPINFWEWLIGQVHRTHPEVIFLAEAFTKPAMMHELARLGYTQSYTYFTWRTEKQELTDYAVELVEASDYMRPNFFVNTPDILHASLQFGGPAMFAIRAVLAATLSPTWGVYSGYELFEHEAVKPGSEEYANSEKYALRPRDYGRALATGGSLEPLITRLNELRRAHPALQQMKGLWFHGISNDKLLCYSRRDEVSGDTVIVVVCLDSREQQWGQTDLDMPRLGLDWDDVVEVVDELSGETYHWGTRNTVGLNPNWRTAHVLRVVRR; encoded by the coding sequence GTGGCTGGACGCATCGGACTGAACGAGCTTTCCCCCCAGATCGCCGGCGGGTACCCGGCCAAGGCCGTGGTGGGCCAGGCGATCACCATCGGCGCCACCGTGTTCCGCGAGGGACACGACGCGGTGGCGGCCAACGTGGTGTGGCGCCCACCGGCGGACGGCACCCCGGGCGACGGAGCGCCAGCCGGCACCGGCGAACAGGCCCCGCTCGTCATGTTGCAGCGGGAGGCCTCCTGGAGCACCCGTTACACCGCGACGGTCGTCCCGGACCGGATGGGCATGTGGACGTACCAGGTGGAGGCCTGGAGCGACCCGCTGGGCACCTGGCACCACGCCGTCGAGGTGAAGGCGGCCGCCGGCCAGTCGGCCGAGGAGATGGCCAACGACCTGGAGACCGGTGCGCTGCTCCTGGAGCAGATCGTCGCCCGCCCGCACCAGCGGTACGCCGGCGCGATCACCGCGGCCATCGACGCGCTGCGCGACACCTCGCGGTCGGTCGCCGAGCGCATCGGCCCGGCGCTGTCCCCCGAGCTGTGGCCGGTACTCACCGCCGACCCGATCCGCGAGCTGATCACCACCTCACCGGTGATGGAGATCTGGGTCGACCGCAAGCTGGCCGAGTTCGGCTCCTGGTACGAGTTCTTCCCGCGGTCCAGCGGCGCCGAGGTCGACGAGTCCGGCCGTCCCGTCAGGCACGGCACGTTCGCCGACTCGGTCCTGCAGCTGGACCGGGCGCAGTCGATGGGCTTCGACATCGTCTACCTGCCGCCCATCCACCCGATCGGCGAGGTCAACCGCAAGGGCCCGAACACGCCGGCCGAGCCGGGCGGGACCATCCACCCGCAGCCGTGGGACGTCGGCTCGCCGTGGGCCATCGGGTCGGCCGCCGGCGGACACGATGCCGTGCACCCGGACCTCGGGACCATCGACGACTTCGACACCTTCGTGGCCGCCGCCCGCGACCGGGGCCTGGAGGTCGCGCTCGACCTGGCCCTGCAGTGCGCCCCCGACCACCCCTGGGTGCAGAGCAACCCCGAGTGGTTCACCACCCGGCCGGACGGCTCGATCGCCTACGCCGAGAACCCCCCGAAGAAGTACCAGGACATCTACCCGCTCAACTTCGACAACGACCCGGACGGGCTGTACGCCGAGGTGCTGCGGGTCGTGAACTTCTGGATCGACCACGGCATCACCGTGTTCCGGGTCGACAACCCGCACACCAAGCCCATCAACTTCTGGGAGTGGCTGATCGGGCAGGTGCACCGGACCCACCCGGAGGTGATCTTCCTGGCCGAGGCGTTCACCAAGCCGGCGATGATGCACGAGCTGGCCCGCCTGGGCTACACGCAGTCGTACACGTACTTCACCTGGCGGACCGAGAAGCAGGAGCTCACCGACTACGCCGTCGAACTGGTCGAGGCCTCGGACTACATGCGGCCGAACTTCTTCGTCAACACCCCCGACATCCTGCACGCGTCCCTGCAGTTCGGCGGGCCGGCCATGTTCGCGATCCGCGCCGTGCTGGCGGCCACGCTCTCGCCGACGTGGGGCGTCTACTCGGGCTACGAGCTGTTCGAGCACGAGGCCGTCAAGCCGGGCAGCGAGGAGTACGCCAACTCCGAGAAGTACGCGCTGCGGCCGCGGGACTACGGGCGGGCGCTGGCCACCGGCGGTTCGCTGGAGCCGCTGATCACCCGGCTCAACGAGCTGCGCCGCGCCCACCCGGCCCTGCAACAGATGAAGGGGCTGTGGTTCCACGGCATCTCGAACGACAAGCTGCTCTGCTACTCCCGGCGGGACGAGGTCAGCGGCGACACCGTCATCGTCGTCGTGTGCCTGGACTCCCGCGAACAGCAGTGGGGCCAGACGGATCTCGACATGCCGCGGCTCGGACTGGACTGGGACGACGTCGTCGAGGTCGTCGACGAGCTGTCCGGTGAGACCTACCACTGGGGCACCCGGAACACCGTCGGCCTCAACCCGAACTGGCGCACCGCGCACGTGCTGCGCGTGGTCCGTCGGTGA